TAAGTGAACTCATTCAAGGTAGTCTCAGCCTTGAAGTCAGTGTAACATTTCTTGAAGAGGTCATGATCTGAGACCTTTGCTTTCTCCTGATATAGTGAAACAGGCATGACTTGGGACAAGGGAGTGGTTCCTGGGATTTCTGCTTTTGCTAAGTCCCGTTCCCAATCTTTTTGTTGGAGAAAGGGTTGGAGAAGTGTGAGGAAACCTTTCTACCTTTCACTGAATGACAAAGTAAATGATACTTTCCTCCTTTAGAAAGTCTTTCCCTTTTGATTTGTGGTGTCATTTCCAATCTCAAGGCCACTCTGAAGAGTTCTGAACGTTTAGCAGGGGCAAGTCTTGAAATGTTGAGATCTGCTGGGTTCAAACTAGCCTGCTGGAGGAGGTTCAGGAGCCCCTGGCTGTGAATCACAGAAACCCAGTGGATGCAGAGCTCTGTAAAGTGCCACTTTGTGCTGGTGGGGACCCAGCTGGAGCCCTTTCCATACATATATCCTTGGATCCCCCCGCAGCTGGGGGTTGGTGACATGCAATAGCTCCTTGGTACCCTCTTTGGTACTCTTGCTGTCTTTTTCCCTTGGGAAGTGTCTTGCTCAGGCTGAAGAAGGTATTTGGTTTGCCTCACTCTCCTTCTGTCCCACAGGCTGGATGCAAAGGAGGAAGCATGGTAAAGGCAGCATCTTTCCAGGATTCATGGGCTCTTTGAGAGATGATCAGAGGGAGGCCAGATGACCTGCacaacacacagagcacagtTTCTCGTCTGCAGAGGCAGCATCGGAGCGTTCTCCccagccccgcgccgcccggcTTGCCCGATCGTTTCCGGATGTTTCGCAGCTGCGAGTGGGAAGTCCTGGAGCGATCCCTCAACATCCTCCAGGCCAGTGACTTCTACTGGGGCCCCTTGTCTGTGGGGGAGGCTCACGCCAAGCTCCAGAGGGAGCCTGTAGGCACCTACTTGGTGCGGGACAGCTCGCAGGGGAACTGCTTGTTCAGCCTGAGCGTGCGGATGCCCACGGGGCCCGTCAGCCTTCGGATCTCTTTCCAGGAGGGCTATTTCCGCCTCAAGAACTGGTTTGCAGACTGTGTGGTCCgcctgctggagctggtggtGGCGGGGACGCGGAACAATCCCTTGCACTTTGATGAGATGGGGGGCACTCCCCTGGTCTTCTCTGAGCCCTTGTGCCGGAGCCGCCGGGCAGTGCCCACGCTGCGGGAATTGTGCTGCCGGAGCCTCCCTGCTGGTGCCACGACAgaggacagagcagggctggggggctccgTGGGGATGTGTCTGAGGGAAGAGGTGTTCTCACCCCTAGACAGAAGGGGAGGGTCAGAGGGGAGCGTTGGCCCCAGCTCCTGTCTGTCCTGGGCTAGGAGATGATGCCATGCCTATGGGAGATGAAAGGAGATGCCTCTTTTATGGCTGTGCTGGTGGGATGTGTGCCGCACCAGTGATGCTGGActggctgctgggagaggaagggagagggcagagggagcagagctggctgtgacagATGTGTCCTCATACATATGCAGTGAGTGTGACTTCCCCAGACATGCCTGGGATAAAGCCAGACCTAAAGAGCAGACATTGCCACTGCCACCAAATCCTGCTCTTTGTTCCATTTATAACTTAAAAGCTCCAGAAAAAGGTGAGTTGCCTGTCCTCCCAGGTCAGCCCTGTGTTCTCTTCTACCCCAAAGTGCTTGAGCTCATTTCTGCCTCAAATCTGCCCTGGTGGAGTGCAGCTGAGTCCAGTGCCACAGCAGTGCAGCTTGGACATCGATGGACATGACCCTTGTGCTGACCCACGAAGCTGTGGTGGAGCAAGAGCACATTTCACTCCTTGCAGCACGAATGTGATGCCTGTTCCTTCAGAGGCCCATGTTTGCACCAAGTGGAACCACTGCAGCCGTGTACGATGCGTGCAGCTTCACTGCCTTTTGCATTGCTTTATTCAATTGGATTTTTGAGAGTGAAGATGGGTTATGCTGTACTTAAGGGCATGGCATTCCTGAAGAGATAACTCTGGTCTGGAGGGTTGTGTCTGCCCTGGGAGGGTGTGAAGAGATGGGATCCTGCACCCTTTCTTAAGCTCATGTGGTAGCGTGCTGCTGCCATCTGTCGAGCATCAGAAgatgttttggttttgcctCTGAAAGGCAAGGAATTTTTTACataaaacttctaaaattttaataaaatttttatactgatttttaaaagtcaATGAATACATGGCTATAACTTCATTCCCTTGTAACGCTGGAACCCCAGTTAGTTTAGCACCCAGGTTTGGCAATCAAACTGAAACTGAATAAGTGACTTTCTCATAAAGAACAAAAGCAGAGCATAAATGAGTGGTCCTAGTTGGGAACATTAAACTTAAATTCATCTTGTAGTGTAATATAGAGAAGAATTTTCTAAACAGAGAATACTTCTGAAAATGTAAGCCCTACATTTTTAGAAAGTTTTTTTAGTACCTTAAAATTTGTACTGagtgtttgaaaaaaaacagTAATTCAAGATCTTagaactgggcacagcatcAGAGAACTTAACTGGTGAGTATGAGTAGAAATGGGAGGAACACAGTTGGCTTAAGTAGGGTCATGGTTCATTTCAGGGATTGTCAGTGTGATGTCTTCAAAATAAGTGATTGAAAACAGCTACATGAAAGAAGAAATTCAGATACTCTGAATTTCTGAGCCAAACCATTTTAAAGGCTGCTAAACATCCGTAACTGGGCAGGCAGCCTGCTTTGCTCATGCTGACTTTTCTCTTCAGACCTGTATGGAAGAAAAAAGGTGAACAGGGGAAGAGAGTACAATGGCTTTCTCTATTGTCTTCAGCTGTTTTATCTGAGGAACTAAAGTGTGTGGTTGGCACAGAGAGAGATACAGGCTGTGATTCGTCACAGGAGCCTAACTTAGACACTCTGAATTATTCTCTGGAGGGCTTTGTTGCTCTGCTGGCAGTgaggtgcctggctgcctgtctCAGGACATTGGCTTATCAACCGAGGTAGTTAGGTAAGTGTCTGGGAAGTGGTGATCTTGTCCTTGCTGCATGCTCCTTCCAGCTGTAGGGAGgccagaggcagctctgcatctcagcccagtgcagaagcaggagctgggattgttcattTCTGCAGGGTGTGTGCCCTGGGGTGGCTGACATGTGGGCACAGTGTTGCTTGCTGCCAGCATCCCAGGTGGCTCTGGGCACCTCTGGGACCATTCCCAGGCTCTTGGGTGAAGCCCCTGCCTCAGCAGGGTCAGCCACAGAGCTGCCCTCCCTCTCTGCCATGGAAGAGTGGGACTGGATCTGCTGGCTCCAGCATCATGGCCACCCCTCCTCGATCTTCTGCTTT
The nucleotide sequence above comes from Passer domesticus isolate bPasDom1 chromosome 5, bPasDom1.hap1, whole genome shotgun sequence. Encoded proteins:
- the LOC135300528 gene encoding suppressor of cytokine signaling 1-like, coding for MIRGRPDDLHNTQSTVSRLQRQHRSVLPSPAPPGLPDRFRMFRSCEWEVLERSLNILQASDFYWGPLSVGEAHAKLQREPVGTYLVRDSSQGNCLFSLSVRMPTGPVSLRISFQEGYFRLKNWFADCVVRLLELVVAGTRNNPLHFDEMGGTPLVFSEPLCRSRRAVPTLRELCCRSLPAGATTEDRAGLGGSVGMCLREEVFSPLDRRGGSEGSVGPSSCLSWARR